Proteins found in one Homalodisca vitripennis isolate AUS2020 unplaced genomic scaffold, UT_GWSS_2.1 ScUCBcl_313;HRSCAF=2038, whole genome shotgun sequence genomic segment:
- the LOC124370744 gene encoding piggyBac transposable element-derived protein 4-like: MANANDEYNSDDPLSDDDSTDNTDIDSSDAEDDFDFDPAAWSNVSAAGMRDIPYTGDNKLLIPVPGNNEPIDWFNFFIDLVFLENICRFTNDYALEVFFGPTIMPGSRIHRWKPLTVPELRIFIGILIHMGTIRINRIQDYWKTDRKYNLQFFREYMSRDRFQLILRCLCFRRVHPDAEAPADRLYKIRSIIQLFNDKMRSIYYPSKEMSLDEAMILWRGRLQFRQYVKGKRHKYGVKLYTLCEPEGLIVRFMVYSGKMDDLGGKGHAGNVVLHLMRDFLNKGRALYMDNFYNSVTLASKLLANKTYCTGTLRVDRKFNPRTVVAAKLKKGETTCQYGNGILVGKWRDERDVLYISTQFENEMVTMENRRGIEKQKPKPVVHYNAHMKGVDRADQLMSYYPIERKTIRWYKKIFVHFLQMAMVNCMFFVNMNSGARKMPFLEFRDKLVDSLLPPKPAQPPRTLPRNPLHRLVQNEERDLKGDRKRKRCRVCAKEGLNKRTSYLCSGCPGQPAFCPIRCFDEFHKN, encoded by the coding sequence atggctaACGCGAATGATGAGTACAATAGTGACGATCCACTCAGTGATGACGATTCAACTGATAATACCGACATTGACTCTTCTGATGCCGAAGATGACTTTGATTTTGATCCTGCTGCTTGGAGTAATGTATCTGCAGCTGGAATGAGGGATATTCCTTATACAGGGGATAACAAACTATTGATACCTGTTCCAGGCAATAACGAACCGATTGATTGGTTCAATTTTTTCATTGATCTTGTTTTCTTGGAAAATATCTGCAGATTCACCAATGACTACGCTTTAGAAGTTTTCTTTGGCCCTACAATCATGCCAGGATCTCGCATCCACAGGTGGAAACCGCTGACAGTTCCAGAATTGAGGATTTTCATTGGCATACTAATTCACATGGGAACGATTCGGATAAACAGGATCCAGGACTACTGGAAGACCGACAGAAAATACAATCTCCAATTCTTCCGTGAATACATGAGTAGGGAtagatttcaattaattttgagatGTTTGTGTTTCCGTCGCGTACATCCAGATGCTGAGGCTCCTGCTGATCGGCTTTACAAAATTCGGTCCATCATTCAGTTGTTCAATGATAAAATGAGGTCTATTTATTATCCGTCTAAAGAAATGTCCCTTGACGAAGCCATGATTTTGTGGAGGGGACGACTGCAGTTCAGGCAATACGTGAAAGGCAAGAGACATAAGTATGGAGTCAAATTGTACACCCTTTGTGAACCTGAGGGTTTAATTGTTAGATTTATGGTGTACTCGGGTAAGATGGACGATTTGGGAGGGAAAGGACATGCAGGAAATGTTGTTCTACACTTGATGAGAGACTTTTTGAACAAAGGCCGTGCACTTTACATGGACAACTTTTATAACAGCGTGACACTAGCAAGCAAACTCCTTGCCAACAAAACATATTGCACGGGTACCCTTCGAGTTGATCGGAAGTTCAACCCACGAACTGTCGTAGCAGCAAAATTGAAAAAAGGCGAAACCACCTGCCAATACGGAAATGGCATTCTTGTGGGGAAATGGAGGGATGAACGAGATGTTCTATACATCTCAACccaatttgaaaatgaaatggtGACCATGGAAAATAGAAGAGGCATCGAAAAACAGAAGCCTAAACCTGTAGTCCACTACAATGCTCATATGAAGGGGGTGGACAGAGCAGACCAACTAATGTCGTACTACCCAATAGAACGGAAGACCATTAgatggtataaaaaaatatttgttcacttCCTTCAAATGGCTATGGTAAATTGCATGTTCTTTGTGAACATGAATTCCGGTGCAAGAAAGATGCCATTTTTGGAATTCAGAGATAAATTAGTAGATTCTCTTTTGCCCCCAAAGCCAGCACAACCTCCCCGAACTCTTCCGAGGAACCCTCTGCACCGCCTCGTTCAAAACGAAGAACGTGACCTGAAGGGAGACAGGAAACGAAAAAGGTGCAGAGTATGTGCAAAAGAGGGATTGAATAAGCGCACCTCCTATCTCTGCAGTGGGTGCCCAGGGCAGCCTGCATTTTGCCCAATTCGTTGCTTTGACGAATTTCACAAGAACTAA
- the LOC124370731 gene encoding uncharacterized protein LOC124370731, with product MSEKGVKSKIKNLRSYFSKEQQKMSQRKSGASADDVYQSSWFAYKHLLFLGDSITPRTTKDSLEDTITEEVEIGEDNIHDNIADEDQPPEKEAPETQDTASSSCRQQKFLPTPQTCRGIKRKIDDDGKKEEAAFGFLEVAAKSLSEKDDCSIFEEMIATQLRKLTPRNQAIARNRIQNLIFDFEMQEINNSLQNNTVAPQYYSPSSDSSYGTHYEPNISSQLQISTEKSQHPSNVLGEVQQFLCFNLDNTKK from the exons ATGAGTGAAAAAGgtgttaaatccaaaattaaaaaccttcgttcatatttttcaaaagaacAACAGAAAATGTCGCAAAGAAAAAGTGGTGCCAGTGCTGATGACGTATATCAAAGTTCCTGGTTTGCCTACAAGCATTTGTTATTTCTCGGAGACTCAATCACTCCAAGAACGACGAAGGACTCCTTAGAGGATACGATCACCGAAGAAGTTGAAATTGGGGAAGACAATATACACGACAACATAGCA gaTGAAGACCAACCACCAGAAAAAGAAGCACCTGAAACTCAAGATACAGCATCGTCTTCTTGTCGACAGCAAAAATTTCTCCCAACACCACAGACCTGCAgaggaattaaaagaaaaatagatGATGATGGGAAAAAAGAAGAGGCTGCCTTCGGATTTCTTGAAGTAGCAGCTAAATCATTATCTGAAAAGGATGACTGTTCTATATTTGAGGAGATGATAGCAACCCAGCTAAGGAAGTTGACTCCGCGTAACCAGGCAATTGccagaaatagaatacaaaatttgattttcgaTTTTGAAATGCaggaaattaataattctttacaaaataacacaGTAGCTCCTCAATATTACAGCCCCTCTTCAGATTCTTCTTATGGTACCCACTACGAACCTAACATTAGTTCCCAACTACAAATTTCCACAGAGAAATCCCAGCATCCAAGTAATGTGCTTGGGGAAGTACagcagtttttgtgttttaacctTGATAATACTAAGAAATAA